The following are encoded in a window of Pangasianodon hypophthalmus isolate fPanHyp1 chromosome 14, fPanHyp1.pri, whole genome shotgun sequence genomic DNA:
- the si:dkey-260j18.2 gene encoding kelch-like protein 12, translating to MAAMNTVKGGTVTWRPQPWQDADSAGGEPLSDSDSEEEDFPDDTTTPLGEYITQGLKQLLDAQQLCDVTLLAEGKKFMCHRVLLAAVSPYFRAMFTSPLVESRLTEIRLEEVTPLVMETVIQFVYTGEAGLSLETAEDLFVAANRLQVMPLQNLCSRFLFEHLSVENCLGMYSLARSHHDQLLLRASLRLVAQHFPRVARQRDFLLLDPGTLGSLLESDRLGVESETEVYDAARRWAEHRPAERYVHMPTLLRHLRPGLLAPEESRRLSKELGPRAGTEGMGGPLRPREGMLEKKIVCVDLKPREDEALRESDYTVDCFDPRTGKWEKLSALGSLLCPGCTAVGGRLFVAGGILRTGQVSSSMHEYDVVLDRWISRPSMEQPRAMFGLLGSGNFLYALGGCNRSALLDTCETFDLTTLTWAPGPRLPLPLRSFACATLRGRLYLLGGATLEQNRAMVHAGVLIYHTGTRTWNRIGLDSGATCLAGGVAVRGGVCAVGGYMRDAAKFLDGNYTQLEPLDATGRVLFFREGRAAGTDRDAMAGVERMGGGGSDRAPSPVVFPGLPRRIAAAGVARWKRRIYVLGGENGSRFYDSVYCWKPGWRSWVQRREKLPGDTGGVSQFGCTTLKFPKKHILARIRTALEKQGKEKRRKRKTEDVERDRQTRRGNQEV from the exons ATGGCGGCT ATGAATACAGTGAAAGGTGGGACGGTGACCTGGAGGCCGCAGCCGTGGCAGGACGCTGACAGCGCTGGTGGCGAGCCTCTCTCAGACAGCGACTCGGAGGAAGAGGACTTTCCAGACGACACGACTACTCCTCTAGGAGAGTACATTACTCAGG GCTTAAAGCAACTCCTTGACGCTCAGCAGTTGTGTGATGTCACTCTCTTAGCGGAGGGAAAGAAGTTCATGTGCCACAG AGTCCTCTTGGCCGCTGTCAGCCCGTACTTCCGTGCCATGTTCACCAGCCCCTTGGTGGAATCTCGGCTCACAGAGATCCGCCTGGAGGAGGTGACGCCTTTGGTCATGGAGACGGTTATCCAGTTCGTCTACACGGGGGAAGCGGGGCTCAGCCTTGAGACGGCAGAGGACTTGTTCGTGGCAGCTAACCGTCTTCAAGTCATGCCCTTGCAGAATCTTTGTTCAAG GTTCCTCTTTGAGCACCTTTCTGTGGAAAATTGTTTGGGTATGTACTCTCTGGCACGCTCGCATCACGACCAGCTCTTGCTCAGAGCCTCTCTGAGGCTGGTGGCTCAGCATTTCCCTCGAGTGGCACGCCAGCGAGACTTTCTCCTGTTGGACCCAGGCACCCTGGGAAGCCTCCTGGAGTCGGACCGGCTCGGAGTGGAATCCGAGACGGAGGTCTACGATGCGGCGCGGCGCTGGGCTGAGCACCGGCCCGCTGAACGCTATGTCCACATGCCCACTCTGCTTCGTCACTTGCGCCCGGGCCTGCTGGCCCCTGAGGAGAGCAGGCGGCTCAGCAAAGAGCTGGGCCCGAGGGCGGGCACTGAGGGTATGGGAGGTCCTCTGAGGCCCCGGGAGGGCATGCTGGAGAAGAAGATTGTTTGCGTGGACCTTAAGCCCAGGGAGGACGAGGCTTTACGAGAGAGTGACTACACGGTGGATTGTTTTGACCCACGCACAGGCAAGTGGGAGAAACTTTCAGCCCTTGGCTCTTTGCTGTGTCCAGGCTGCACGGCTGTCGGCGGCCGGCTTTTTGTAGCGGGCGGCATTTTAAGAACAGGCCAGGTTTCATCGTCGATGCACGAGTACGACGTAGTGCTGGACCGCTGGATATCGCGGCCATCCATGGAGCAGCCACGCGCCATGTTCGGCCTCCTGGGCTCGGGAAACTTTCTTTATGCCCTCGGTGGCTGCAACCGATCAGCTCTTCTCGATACTTGCGAAACGTTCGACCTCACGACGTTAACGTGGGCACCGGGTCCACGTTTGCCTTTGCCACTGCGCTCTTTTGCCTGCGCCACGCTACGAGGTCGACTGTACTTGCTCGGAGGCGCCACGTTGGAGCAGAACAGGGCCATGGTGCATGCTGGTGTGCTCATCTACCACACTGGGACAAGGACCTGGAATCGCATTGGCCTTGATTCCGGTGCCACCTGCCTGGCTGGAGGAGTAGCGGTACGTGGAGGAGTGTGCGCTGTGGGTGGGTACATGCGCGACGCTGCTAAATTTCTGGACGGCAATTACACCCAGTTGGAACCACTCGACGCCACTGGACGAGTTCTTTTTTTCCGAGAAGGACGGGCAGCGGGGACTGACCGGGACGCCATGGCCGGAGTAGAGAGAATGGGAGGTGGTGGTAGCGACCGCGCTCCCAGTCCAGTGGTTTTTCCAGGTCTGCCACGGCGCATAGCTGCCGCAGGCGTCGCAAGGTGGAAGCGCAGGATTTATGTGTTGGGTGGTGAGAACGGCTCGAGGTTTTACGACAGTGTGTACTGCTGGAAGCCTGGCTGGCGGAGCTGGGTCCAGAGACGCGAGAAACTACCAGGAGATACAGGCGGAGTGAGCCAGTTTGGGTGCACCACTCTAAAGTTCCCCAAAAAACACATCTTAGCACGCATTAGAACAGCCCTGGAGAAGCAGGGGAAGGAAAAGAGACGGAAACGAAAGACGGAGGATGTGGAAAGAGACCGGCAAACCCGAAGGGGAAACCAGGaagtgtga
- the agfg1a gene encoding arf-GAP domain and FG repeat-containing protein 1a isoform X5: protein MSYSVCKQIWLGLYDDRSSAVPDFREPQKVKEFLQEKYEKKRWYVPPDQAKVVASVHASMSGSSASSTNSTPEVRPLKTLLGDSAPALHLSRNTPSQSPVVSCVQLTHQDRKFDLLSDLGGDIFAAPASQSAGSSSFANFANFNSHPAAQNANASTDFANFDAFGSSAAAAAPSAAFPSAPQAPFQPAQTGGSAGLANANFANFDNFPKSCSADFATYGSAQANCSGGGAKTDGGAVPADRYAALADLDNIFSSAKSEQGSSSAPPSAGVGPPPPQAAMLGGDRYAALAALDTAFSAPVPSSSSFGTATSTPGSIFGAPPGVSAPQPQQAVLPQGFGGPSTNPFVSTGLPQAAPPSNPFQANGRPAADLSGVFQAQGYPAAYFASFGPGSMSMPAGFSNTAAYNLPTSFSGNFQQAFPGQGFPQPQAYAQQPNGGGFAAFGQGKAAVAQFGQNMAAPGVTNNPFLAGAPVGQYPAGGSSTNPFL, encoded by the exons GTGTGCAAACAGATATGGCTTGGCCTCTACGACGACAGAAGCTCGGCTGTACCCGACTTCAGGGAACCGCAGAAAGTTAAAGAGTTCCTCCAGGAAAAATATGAGAAGAAGCGATG GTATGTTCCTCCAGACCAAGCCAAGGTGGTAGCCTCGGTCCATGCCTCTATGTCGGGTTCCTCAGCCAGCAGCACAAACAGCACTCCGGAAGTGCGGCCGCTGAAAACCCTGCTGGGAGACTCGGCGCCTGCTCTACACCTGAGCAGAAACACACCCAGCCAG TCCCCTGTAGTGTCGTGTGTTCAGTTGACTCATCAGGACAGGAAGTTCGATCTGCTCAGCGATCTGGGCGGAGACATCTTTGCCGCGCCGGCGTCACAGTCTGCGGGCAGCTCCAGCTTCGCCAACTTTGCCAATTTCAATAGCCATCCAG CAGCACAGAATGCTAACGCTAGCACAGACTTTGCGAATTTCGATGCATTCGGGagttctgctgctgctgccgcaCCGAGTGCTGCGTTTCCCTCTGCCCCACAAGCACCATTTCAGCCTGCACaaacag GTGGCTCAGCAGGACTAGCCAATGCCAATTTTGCCAACTTTGACAACTTCCCGAAGTCTTGCAGTGCCGACTTTGCCACGTACGGCTCCGCCCAGGCCAACTGctctgggggcggggctaagaCAGACGGAGGCGCTGTACCTGCTGACAGGTATGCTGCGCTTGCTGACCTGGacaacatcttcagctctgccaAATCTGAACAAG GTTCGAGCTCAGCTCCTCCCTCTGCAGGTGTGGGTCCGCCCCCTCCTCAGGCGGCCATGTTGGGCGGCGATCGCTACGCTGCGCTGGCTGCATTAGACACCGCCTTCAGCGCCCCAGTTCCCAGTAGCAGCAGCTTTGGCACTGCCACCAGTACCCCGGG GTCTATCTTTGGAGCCCCTCCTGGAGTATCTGCACCACAGCCCCAGCAGGCGGTGCTGCCCCAGGGCTTCGGAG GTCCATCAACGAATCCCTTTGTCTCTACTGGCTTACCACAAGCTGCTCCTCCCTCGAATCCGTTTCAGGCCAACGGCAGACCAGCAGCAG ACCTCTCAGGAGTTTTTCAGGCCCAAGGCTACCCTGCAGCTTATTTTG CCTCGTTTGGTCCCGGCTCTATGAGCATGCCAGCTGGCTTCAGTAACACGGCAGCCTACAACCTTCCCACAAGCTTCAGCGGAAACTTCCAGCAAGCTTTCCCTGGGCAGGGCTTCCCTCAGCCGCAGGCCTACGCTCAGCAACCTAATG gtggaggTTTCGCTGCATTCGGTCAAGGCAAAGCTGCTGTAGCTCAATTTGGACAGAACATGGCAGCACCTGGAGTCACCAATAACCCATTTCTG gcagGAGCACCAGTGGGCCAGTACCCTGCAGGAGGTTCCTCCACAAACCCTTTCTTATAG